In the Trichoderma atroviride chromosome 4, complete sequence genome, AGAGAGAATTGGCCCTCGGAGACGCCGTCTCGgtagatgatgatgttgtctGGGTACTGGCCTTTATTGTTCTTGCTCCAGGTGTCTAGTCGAAGCATGAATGCGTCGGTGAGCCTGTCGCTGAGCATTTCCTGCCTGGATGTTTGCTCCCAAGACAGTGCAGGCCATTGGCCGAGATCGCTATCGACGCTCGACACGAACCCGACCAAGCTAGGGGGCTCAGCAGCACCCTTCTTCAAAGGCATATTGGTCGGGTGGGTGACGTCGTAGCCAACAATCATCGCTTTACCCTCCTTGAGAATACTAAACTCGTCTTTCAGCTTGTGGTTGACGCCACCAGCTTTGAGATTGACCTTGAGCCCGACGTTTGCGAAATATCCCGGGCTCGCTTTTCCAAATTGGCGTGCCACCACACAGCTCGTATGAACTCCATATGTGCAGTCGCCCAGTTGCTTGATCCTGGCATACACGCCTGACGTATCCTTATCAGACAGGATGATGACAAAAAGCTGAATTCCCGTCTTTTGTAACCATGCAAAGATGCCGTCCAGGTTTGCATTGTGAGCAATAACCTCCTGAGGGGGATCAAGGGGAACtttgttgatggcgatgcccaTATCGGCCAAGAATTTTCCGTAGGCCAAGACCACATCTCTTCCAATTGGCTGCGCACCTGGTCTTAACGAGAGATTGACCCAGGTCCAACGCTCAATCTTTGTACCTGGCTTGTAAACTTTTACCGATCTCATATTCCAGGAGCCACCCAACGGCCTTACATCGGTGGTCTTTCTTTGATTATTCAGATAGACCACTGTCGGCGCGTTGAGGATTCTTCCTTGCACAGTCAACAAGTGCCTATCGACGGCGACACCAAAATTGTCCAGCGATGGATCGTCAAGTTCGAGCACTTGGCGGCTAGCGGTGCTAATAGAAAGAGCATTCGAGTACGGCGATCGACAGGCAAAATCCAGCATAGCTGTGGTCTCATCCATGCTAAGAGAAGCTTTGATTACCTGTCCTGGCTGGATTTCAATCATCTCAGCCGGTACATATGTAAAAGGCTTTTGCTCAGTGCCCAGATCGAGCAACGGATAGTCTTTGAGGTTCAAGTTGTATTCTAAAATGCTGTTAGCTTGGTGCTTTGGTCAAAATGATGACATGAAATAAGAGAGAcaatttacttaaaaaaaaaaaaaaaagaagaagaagaaagcaagaagGAAACTTACTCTGCTTGAAGTAGTCATAGACTGTGACGTAGCGGCCTCCTTTGTCAGTGTCTATCCAGAACTGGACGTTCTTTGGACCGCCATACTCCCAGTTGGCGTCAAATTTAGGCGGATGTGCCATAGTCTTGCCTTTCTTGGCTACTTCTGACCAATTGGCAAGGCCTCGAATAGCCTTGCCTCGGCGAACAGTTTTGCCTTCAGCAGTCTTGAAGTTGTACCAGACACGAGTCTTGGGAAGGAATTTACCAAATGCTCTGAGCTTTCTCATGGCAAAGTTATCGGCCTTTGGAGCAGCCTTGATCTCAAGGCCGTCAAAAATCTGAGTCACTGGACCCGAGACTCTGAAAACACCATGAGTTACATTGGCGTTTAGCAGCACCCGACCAGTTGCCAAGCGGGCAGATTGGAAGTAGCCGCGAGCAGCGGCCAGAGCACGCCAGTTCTGAGTCAGGGCCTGGATTATCTTGTCGTCTCCGAAAGGGAAGAATCGAGACGAGCCAACGGCTGCGGTCTTGATATGATCACTCCTTGGCTTGTGGCCTAGAATGATATTGATGGCGTCAATAACTTCGGGAAAGCGTGGGAACGAGATGGCTTCAGCACCAGCCGGTCCATCCGCCATGGATGTCATGTACTTTTTCATATCATCCACCCGAATCTCGCTCGGGCCGTGGAATTCGACAGTGTACGAATCCATTTCATCGCTCCCCTCGGATCTGGGAACTTGAACGGTCATGGGGTTCGCAGCGAGATTAAGTTGCTTTAGCGTGACGAGCGCGTCCTTGAACTCGGTGGCGCCGACAAACGTTTTGTCTTGCTCCAAGAGCTTGGCCAAAACAGCCTTGACGACGAAAAGGAGTTCTCTCCCCTTGACCTCTTTCTCGCCTGTACCAGCCTTGGCGCCTTTTTTCGGCTCCGGCTTTGAAGCGGCAACCTTTTTGGTATTCATCGTATACTTGTAAAAGGTTCCGATTTTGAGATTGACCTTGAAATAGTTTGCCCAGAGGGTAACAGGCCTGCCATTTGAGCCATAGGCTGGCCTGGGAGGAAACTGGGTGAGCATGTCAGATGGtggagcagcatcgcctcctttgcctcctttgcctcctttgcctccttTCCCCTTGACATTCAGCTTGCCCATCTGGGAAGTGAGAGCTGTAAGTGACGAGGACTGGACTGTAACAATCTGATTCTCCAGGTTCGTGATTGCAGCATCGGGTTCAGGCACATTGCCGTTGTAGCTGTAATGCACGTTAGTTGCGAGTTCACACGGATTTACGCCGCTCTGGGCCACAAACGAGATAAAGACTCACTTGAAGGCCATTGTCTTGCCGGGAGACTCATCACGACGAGCAAAACCACCGCCTCCACGTCCGCGGCCTCGTCCGTCTCCTCTAAAGCCGCCGAAACTGCCCCTATAGCCTCCGCGGTCGCCTCCACGGTCACCACCGCCTCGTCCGCGGCCGCCCCTATAGTCTCCGCGATcgcctcctcgtccacgACCGCCATAGTCTCCTCCACCGCCTCGTCCACGGTCACcgcctcctcgtccacgGGCACCGCCATAATCGCCTCgatcgccgccgcctcttcCACGGCCGCCACCTCCACGGTCGCCGCCCCGGAAGCCACCACGGTTACCCCGGCCTCTATccgccatgatgaagattgGAGCAGTGTATAGATGGAGATATGACGACAAGTGCTACACGACGGATTCCAAGAAaccaaaaaagaaggcggGCTAAAGTAAGACTGCCCCAAATATGATATCGAGATGTGATGATCAAAAGTGAGAGAAGAGCGATTCCACCAAGGGCCCGAGAAATAGATGCTTTCTGTAGAGCGAGAGACGACAATGGTGACGAGAAAAATGCAGACAAAATGGGCCGTGCTGAAGGGACaataaagagacaaaagaatATCCAAGGGCTGTGCTTGGCcaacaaagagcagcaaaacgTCCAAGCAGGAGGCCGTGGCTAGTCCTGGAAATATGAATATAGGCACGAGTCGCAATGGTTGGTTGCCCGGCTgccagagctggagctggagttgCTTCCAATTGATGGCAGCTCGAGGTTCTCGGTGGCGACGAAGATTGAGGCCGGCTTTAGAGCTCTCCACCGAAGCTGCCGCGTATCAAATCTCTAGGGAGGACCGGCCGTGGTAGCGCTTCGACGGGTCTGCGGGAGCGGGGAAAGCTCAGTGTTAGCACCTAGTAGATCTAATAGAGGATGGCACTTTTAGTGAGCGTGGGCTGGTCCAGGttccaattttttttgttcgtttctttgttgcatcttctttcaaaAAGACCGTGTGGACATGGTATCTGGGCAGCCTGAAGCAGTACTTACAGCTCTTTGTGTAGACGCCGGATGCTCGTGCGGGAATTTGCAGTTTGTATGTAAATCTGTGGAGGGGTGGCCGGCGTTTAAGGAATTGATGCCGTCGCTGAACCAAGAAGCCCGCCTGTATAGCCGTGTTGTAATGCTGGTATAGGGAGGTAGTGTAAGAATCGATTGCTGGAATGCGGCTGCACAGGCATATATATCggtcaaaaagaagagatgaatTGCCGAGGACGTGGGACGAACGCTCGTCCGTCAGAGCTGCCGTGATATGGCCCAAGCCCTGCATATATGGAGATGCCATTGGAGCAGCGCTGGGCATATTCACATGTACCTACACACTCAATTCACCGCGCGAGATACACGCCCGCTTTCATCATTGGCTGAGCGCCATCGGCCAAACAAAACATGATCCCTCCCACCGTTGGCCTCCCGCCTCGCCAGAAGAGTCATTCGTTGTCCATGCGCTTGTCTAGGCCAGGCAGATTCGCcgtgtttctttctttcttctttttttcgaaaGAACTCGAGAGAAGATTTCTGCCTTGCTCAGACGCTGTGTTGCCACACACTTGTATGTGGAGCCGTCCGTGGCCGCTCAAAGgtcttctttggccttgcGTTCCATTGCATAGCAAGTATccgtacatgtaggtagaGAAGTGCAGGTTCATGTCGCAGATCAGCCTCGAGTGCATCTCCACTTGGCGCCAGCTCACGGTGCATGCCTCAGGCTATCCAGGCACCgtgatgcgctgctgcttgtttgcATCCTACCGTTTCGTGTCGAGATGGCCGCCGAGTGCCCAGAGCTTGATCAAAGCGAGTGGCAACAACCATGCTGTGGCCCATTGTCCAATCTCggcgtcttggccaagcGCTGCATTGGCTTTGACTTGATTAGCTTGGAGGGCTCTGTAGAGCGTGAATCGAATTCAATTGATGGATTCACAAAGCAATGGTACTTGATACATTGTACACATTGAACCACACCTGGAGAGGTTCCCCGCTACGAACGAAAGGCCATTTGAACTTCTTTGTTCACTTACAAACGAAGCATATCCTCTCATTGTGCAAGGCCAAGGGTAGCTTTAGGGCACAAGGCCCGTTAATCAACTCCAcgtgctcttttcttttactcttttGGCAGCCGATTATGACAAACGATTTAATTATAGAATTCTTACTTCTAGAGCTGACAAGCGAAGCTTTGACAGGCGAGCAATAAACGCAGTCCACCGATTGACCCGGCAAAGTGAGAAACCGGTTAGGTGAGGATAGCCGCGATGAGGGCAACCTACTCATCTGGGAAGTGGACTATTCTAAGCTTGAATACGTGCCAAATTTGAGAACGGCTATACACAAGGGATTCTCCCAGCTGTTAAGCGAATGCCTCTATAGTGATTGCTAAATTACAGGCAAATATCTTAAGTCTCGTCTGAATACGTGTAGTCTGACCTAACCCTAGCCCATGTGAACCCCAGAAAGAATATCAATATTCAAGAATAATTTACACATGGGAATTTGACCATCAGTCTTCCCGCCTCCACGTCGATCCAAGAGACATGCCATGTATCTCGCAGCTTATCGCAATGTTGGGTAGACCTCCGTGGCGAACCGCAGGCTCGTCTGAGCCTCATTTGCAATTCTCAACCCGAAGTTTTCGCCAACAAAGTCACCACCTGGCTACCACCTCGACTAAAATCCATCGACTTCCTCGTTCCTGGCCTATTCTTCATATCCCATATTACTAGGAAACCAGCAAAAATAAAATGAGGGCATCAGTTAGTAATagtgagaaaaaaataaattaaattcCGGCGCCGGGAGTCGAACCCGGATCGCCGCGGGACTTTCACTTATGAAAGCGCGGTATGCTAGCCACTACACCACGTCGGATTTCTTATTTGATGCTTAGCAATCGACTAAATTCTCCTTATATGGCAAGTTCTTTACGAAGATCTTGATGTCATAGAGCCAGAAAATAGCAGGTATCATGACGCATCGACTTCGTCTTACAGCATATCTACTAGTTTGCCTTTATTGTTAGCTGGGATTGGTACCTACTCATACCAATGGCACTTTGAGCTGGATTTGAGGGGTTGCATGTCTTGTACAGCGCCAATGTCCTGTGGTAATGACGCGTTTTAATTAATGAACAAAGCCCATCTGGACTGACCCTCGCAGACATTTAATTAACGCCACAGTGCCATCTTTCAAGTTGGGTCATCGGCGTGAATTGGATTTATTTATTGTTGAGGGGATCAGCTAGACTGCCCGAACCTTATTGCCCTCAAACTCGGTAGCTGTGAATTTGTGCATTTCCTTTTGTTGAAGATCTCCTTGTGGCTAAtaactacatgtatgttCTTAGTTTATAGACCAATGGCTGTTCAATAGAATACAGGTGCTTCTTCCAATGGTTCATATATTCTTTGGATTGTATAAAGTCAAATGTGAGCAAAGATAATGGCGATAATGGCAACCTCATGTATCTCGACCGCCCTATTTTACATCCCAAAATTCCCAAGATCGATCACTCAATGACTATTGGCAAACAACCCCCATCTGTTTTTTGAACAACGCTCGGTGATCTTCGCACGAAATCGGAGCAAAGTGGTTCTTTCTATCAAAAGAAACTCCGGTCGCTTTTGACGGCCTCGTTTCTCGTCGCCTAGAAGTGCGTTACTAAGACGAGACTCCAATTGAAAATCCAATCCAAAAGCTTGTGGTATTGGGGTATGCAATATGTAGAGTAGATGATCTTATCTCTTTCATGATCGCGGCGcatagaaagaaaaagaaaaaaaatctctcATAAATAGATTCTTAGTTCTGCTAATTAAGCTGCTTACCCGTCATCTAGATAGGCTTATCTCCGTGCGCAAACTGGCAGGTCTTGGTCAATCATCGCGCACATCTGGTAGGCTATCCGATTAGATGCTCGGGTATTCAGTTTGTAGACTACCAGGGAACCATAAACCTAGAAAGCAATAGTGATGCAAGAGATAGACAACTCGTCTAGTGATTAGTGTTCAAGAATAGGATGGCTGACGGACCACATGTTCGGCCAGTGATTTAGGAGCTGCTGACTTTACAGAAGCGAGGCACACTCATGAAATACCGATTTCTAGCTTTGGCCATAATGCTCTCGCAGGTAGAATGAGAGTAGGTCTTACATTCAAACAACGAAGTTTAGGATTTACATGTACTATTTCTTAAAGCCATCCCGAAATTCGCTCGCTGGATGACCCTATTATTTTCTCGTCTTATTGAGCTACTGTCTTGCCATTTAGAGCTCATTAAGGAATGCTGCATATCGCAGCCTCAGGTCCAAAACAGTTCCACTCCGAGTAACCAAATATAGTAGCTCTAAGCGCAATCACAGGTAGAGAATCGTACTGGAAGAAAATTCTCAATACCAAAAAGACAATATCTATACTGAAGTGTTGGTGTTGCCAGGGCACCGGTTTCCGCATGTGGCTAGGGCTGATAGTTGACTTATACTAGAAGCTCCAGACTTCCTCGAAGCTTCGTCGCGTTGATTGCCGGCGCCACCACAGCACTGAGACTTTAAAAATCGTTTGGAATCATGTTGAACTGCGAAGACCGATGATAAGCAAATTTATACCTGTATGCATTAGGTGATGAGATAATCGGTTTCACCCTTTGCCGCGGCATGAAATAGCTATTTGCTATTTATACGAGGGCTTGACCGAACATTGGGACAGTGCAATCTACAGCATTGTCAGTGACTCAAACAAATCAATAATATCACTTCCTATTTTCCATGAAACTCCAAATGGCAACTTCTCTAGTGGACGGCATCCTTGAACGCAACAAGTATGAGCTCTTCTCATCTCCGTGTTTGCGAATACCTACTTACCGCAATCTTGCTATAGGGACTTTGCTGCGTATCATAGACCGCACAAGTTCTTTTCTGAGAGTATCGGTCTCATAAGGCCTTCCATACTCATAAGTGCGTAATAAAGAGAAATGCTTCTTTAACATAGACGAGGGCATTACTTACTTATTTTACTATAGTAACCTGTCTCGACCCAAGATGCAACCCCGAAGAATTTTTATGCCTTATGCCTGGAGGTATGATTCAACttcggctttttttttaagcaTTTGATTGCTCATATTCGAATAGAAGCCATTATTTTTCGAGTCGGAGGAGGCAGAGTGGCTCCACTTGTCGCTCAAATCACCTCCCTGGATTGCTTCATTGGTGGTTTCCAAGATCTCATGATCATTCATCATACAGGTGTGCCGCAAGACAGATATTGCGCCAAACATTGGCTAATCAGCTTTGCTCTTCCGTGAAATAGACTGCGGGGCTACTTATTTGACAGAGGAAAAAATCCACAACCACGTCTTGAAGGAAGAGGGGGTTTCCGTTGAGGATGCAAGCAGTTTAGTGCTTCCAGTCATTGCAGAGTGAGTTATCCTTCTCCTTTGATAGCATTTCATACTAATCGAATTAGCTTGGAACAAAGCGTTCACGATGATGTGAAGCTACTAAAAGAGACAAAGGTCATCCGCCGCGAGTTGAGGGAGTGCACAAAAGGTTATCTTTATGATGTAAAGACTGGACTCATTCGAGGTGTTTAAGAGTGTTATTTGAGAGTTTAGATAGTAACATTAGTCTTTGGGTACATTATTTTCCTTGATGCACTGGCAGAGATTCTCTTTTGAACCGCAAGTTCGTCGAATTGTCATATATGCGATCGTAATAGATGAGCCATAAATATAGAACATACAGGATGTAAGGCGCGATGTAGAGCCACGTAAACGAAAATCTCAAGACAGCAGGCGATGTAAGACATGATACAGCGATGATAAAGAgatgaaaggaaagaagacgTCAGCTTGCTCCTACTTCAGCGTCCAAAGGACTCTTGTAAATAGTCAGTCGATGGTTTCCGGAACTGATTCTATAAAAACAACATTAGAAGTCTATTCTCCCACCTAGACCTACTCGGGTCCTTTCATTCAGCTCCAAGGTCATATTTTGTATTACAACTTCGTAGCATACTCAAGCATATAATTAAAAGACGGTTCTAACTCGCTCCTTTCTTTATGACTGTTACGGATTTAACTCCTCACGCAAGCATGCATGAGCTCGCCAGCCTTGTACAAGTCATCATAACTCATATAGCGGAATACGTTGTGGCATCTAGAATTGAAATacaaaatgaagaagagtattACCAATACTTACGCACACATTGTCATGCGTAGATTGTAAGATGGCAAATAATTTAAAATGTTGGACACTCTCAGCCGATGATACGACACTGGTCCCGAACAAAGGCGGGATCCGGACATGCAATTGGCGTTATATGATCAAGATACCTAAGAGTGGTGGGTTACTCACGTCCTAGCAAATTTAGTGTCTGAGCGTAAGTAGGAGGTTTCTCACCTGGAATCGCGATGCATATACATGTCTGTGAACGAGAACTTTAGGTGATAGAGATCTATGCCACTATCTACGTGGAGTTACTCCCTCCACTCTTGGGCTTAAATCTACAGCCTTGCACAGTCTCAAGAATCTATTGACAACTACCTACCTTACAATTAGGCAGCGGGGTCTTGTCTCTATGGCTTTCAACATATTTCCTTTACAGGTACTATGCAGTTACGGGCTTAATAAGCTGCGGCACCCATAAAGATAGAACAAAATAAGGTTGACTTGCCATACACTAGCTGCGCTATTATTCAGCTTCTCGGCTGTTGGTGGCCTTATAAATGCCTTGTTGAATAGATGGATTTGTAACCGCGCTGATGGCCTTTGTCTCAGGTAGGAAGGGTTGCGACAGAAATTGCCTGAACGAGCACTAGCTGTGCCCGTTTGCATTATGAGATCATCGCATGTATAACAATGGAGCTTCGCCGAGCTTGTCAAATTATTTATCGCCCAATTAGAAATTACCTTCAATGTTGTTTCTGGAACGCCCAAGTCCCTAGATTGCAGCCAACAATGAGTTTCCCAGCGGCGCATATTTTTAAGCGGGCGTTTATGGGCAGGCTGGGCTCCAACATTAGCCATGGCTCTCTGAGTGGTATTTATAGGCTTGTCCCTCAGCACAACATTAACACCGGCATCACCCACAACATCTTCACTCACTCTCAATACAAGGACCCGGTTAAAAGGCGTTCATTTCTACGTACGAAAACTTCAattcaaaacaaaacatctTCCATCATGGCGTCTCCTCAACCTCACATCATGCTGTACACTGATTCCACTCCTAATGGCATCAAGATCACCACAGCACTAGAAGAGCTGGGACTCAAGTACGAGGTCGAGCACGTTGACATTAGCACTCTTCGCCAAAAGGAGCCCTGGTATCTCGAAATCAACCCCAATGGGCGAATTCCCGCCATTGTAGACACATTCGACGATGGCGAACCCATCAGAGTTTTTGAGGGTGGAAGCATCTTGCAGTATCTGACTGAGCGTTATGATCCTGAGCACAAGCTATCATTTCCCAAGGGCAGCAGAGAATACTATGAATGCAACAAttggctcttcttccagcacgGAGGCATTGGTCCCATGCAAGGCCAGGCCTCTCACTTTCTCAAATACGCTCCCGTCAAGATCGAGTACGGGGTTAAGCGCTATGTGACCGAGACAAGGAGACTTTACAGCGTCCTTGATACTCAGTTGTCCAAGTCAAAGTCTGGGTATCTGGTCGGAGACCATCTTTCCATCGCGGACATTGCCAATCTTTCCTGGGTGATTTTCGGTGAATATACCGATGTCGACATGAACGCTTTCCCGCATCTCAAGGAGTGGGAGGCTAGACTGAGCGCAAGACCTGGAATTGCCAAGGGATTTCATATCCCCAAGGTACTGGGCATCAAGAGCGATGACCCTGAGGGCGCTAAAAAGTACCAGAGCCATCATGCGGATTGGGTGATTAGAAGCCAGCAGTTGGAGCAGGAGGCTTTTTCCAGGAAATAAAAGCGTTACAATGGATTCAATGAGTAGAGATGGATGATACATGGATTGATAGCGAAAAGAATTTATTTTCATTGTCACTGATTTTATGGTATAAATCATAGTGTAAATTATACTTCCTCATTTCCAGATTTGCTAGGCTCTTCCCAATGCAGACCCGAGGTCCTGTTCTGAATGGTAGCGAAGAATTCAGAGGGTCATCTTGGAACTTGGGGTCCTTTCCTAGCCATCGTTCTGGTATGAAAGCATCCGGTTCAATGAAGTGGACGTGCGAGTTTGTTGATATCCATGGAGGTACGGCTACTGTGATTCCTGCAGGAACATGTAACCGGGAATAGTGGCGCCCCCCTGGAGGGACTACACGCTGTTGACTTGCAGGTGACGGTGGGCACAGGCGCAGAGCTTCATTCAACATCGCCTCGAggtttgtgtgtgtgtgtgagccAGTTGTCGATCCAGTGTAAGTTGTAGAGGTCAGATACAAAAAGGTATAATCCGTGAAA is a window encoding:
- a CDS encoding uncharacterized protein (EggNog:ENOG41), whose product is MELRRACQIIYRPIRNYLQCCFWNAQVPRLQPTMSFPAAHIFKRAFMGRLGSNISHGSLSGIYRLVPQHNINTGITHNIFTHSQYKDPVKRRSFLRTKTSIQNKTSSIMASPQPHIMLYTDSTPNGIKITTALEELGLKYEVEHVDISTLRQKEPWYLEINPNGRIPAIVDTFDDGEPIRVFEGGSILQYLTERYDPEHKLSFPKGSREYYECNNWLFFQHGGIGPMQGQASHFLKYAPVKIEYGVKRYVTETRRLYSVLDTQLSKSKSGYLVGDHLSIADIANLSWVIFGEYTDVDMNAFPHLKEWEARLSARPGIAKGFHIPKVLGIKSDDPEGAKKYQSHHADWVIRSQQLEQEAFSRK
- a CDS encoding uncharacterized protein (EggNog:ENOG41): MATSLVDGILERNKDFAAYHRPHKFFSESIGLIRPSILIITCLDPRCNPEEFLCLMPGEAIIFRVGGGRVAPLVAQITSLDCFIGGFQDLMIIHHTDCGATYLTEEKIHNHVLKEEGVSVEDASSLVLPVIADLEQSVHDDVKLLKETKVIRRELRECTKGYLYDVKTGLIRGV